The Crocinitomicaceae bacterium genome includes a region encoding these proteins:
- a CDS encoding Na/Pi cotransporter family protein: protein MSFEIPGRGPFISILILIGALALFLYGMKVMSEGIQKAAGQRMRSVLHSMTSNQLRGITTGFITTGIIQSSSATSVMIVSFVNAGLLNLRQAFGVIMGANIGTTITSWLIVIFGFGKFDIYTLSLPVMAIGMPLLFSNKSVRKAIAEFLIGFALLFLGLEFLQESVPNLSQLPSVMNFIKDWSGEGFLFLLVAILIGTVITMIIQSSSAAMALTLILVSQGYISFEMAAGMVLGENIGTTITANLAALVGNTDSKRAALSHTIFNFSGVLWMIIVLPWFLKLIELTMVSGFGFVDPFADPRGQIIALSAFHTLFNLCNVLVLVGFTDPIINLTRRIFKSKNKDEEYHLKFIRSATISIPELAVLEAQKEVAHFGKITARMAEFSKQLLFEKEGAEKKKIYERIEKYEIITDRIEVEIGDYLAKVSETNLSESTMLHIRSMLSINGDLERVADIFFQMSKAIERKDNEKMWFTPEQRNNLAEMFILVEKSLTIMNENLDREFLKADLNKAMECEEQINAKRNELRSDYFEELEKTEHKIKSGIIYSDLFSSLEKVGDHVINVSEAMAGKI, encoded by the coding sequence ATGAGTTTTGAAATTCCAGGCAGAGGTCCATTTATCAGTATTTTAATTCTTATTGGTGCCCTCGCTCTATTCTTGTATGGCATGAAAGTAATGAGTGAAGGCATTCAAAAAGCAGCCGGTCAACGCATGAGAAGTGTATTACATTCCATGACATCAAACCAACTGAGGGGAATTACTACGGGCTTTATCACCACAGGTATCATTCAATCATCAAGCGCTACTTCGGTGATGATTGTAAGTTTTGTCAACGCCGGATTACTCAATTTGCGCCAGGCATTTGGTGTAATCATGGGAGCAAATATTGGTACCACAATTACCAGTTGGCTCATTGTAATTTTTGGTTTTGGTAAGTTTGATATATACACCCTTTCATTGCCGGTTATGGCAATTGGTATGCCGCTGCTCTTTTCAAATAAAAGTGTACGTAAAGCTATTGCCGAATTTCTAATTGGTTTCGCACTTTTATTTTTAGGGCTTGAATTTTTGCAAGAGAGTGTGCCTAATCTTTCTCAATTGCCTTCCGTGATGAATTTTATCAAAGACTGGTCAGGTGAAGGATTTTTGTTTTTACTGGTTGCAATTTTAATTGGCACAGTCATTACCATGATCATTCAATCATCAAGTGCTGCTATGGCGCTTACGCTTATCTTGGTGAGTCAAGGTTACATTTCATTTGAAATGGCTGCAGGTATGGTGCTTGGTGAAAATATTGGAACAACGATCACGGCAAATCTTGCTGCGCTGGTGGGTAATACTGACTCCAAAAGAGCCGCTTTGTCTCATACCATTTTTAATTTCTCCGGCGTACTTTGGATGATCATTGTGCTGCCCTGGTTTTTAAAATTGATTGAATTGACCATGGTGAGCGGATTTGGTTTTGTTGATCCTTTTGCTGACCCAAGAGGACAAATTATTGCCCTGTCTGCTTTTCATACTTTGTTCAATTTATGTAACGTGTTGGTGCTTGTTGGATTTACTGATCCAATTATCAACTTAACACGTAGAATTTTTAAATCAAAAAATAAAGATGAAGAATATCATTTGAAATTTATTCGGTCTGCAACTATTTCAATTCCTGAACTGGCAGTTCTTGAAGCCCAGAAAGAGGTTGCGCATTTTGGTAAAATTACTGCGCGCATGGCAGAATTTTCAAAACAATTATTGTTTGAAAAAGAAGGTGCTGAAAAGAAAAAGATATACGAACGTATTGAAAAATATGAAATCATCACAGATCGTATTGAAGTAGAAATTGGCGATTATCTGGCAAAAGTTTCTGAAACTAATTTGTCTGAGAGCACCATGTTACATATTCGTTCTATGTTGAGTATTAATGGTGATTTAGAACGTGTAGCTGATATTTTCTTTCAGATGTCTAAAGCGATTGAACGCAAAGACAATGAAAAAATGTGGTTCACCCCTGAACAAAGAAATAACCTGGCCGAAATGTTTATCCTTGTTGAAAAATCTCTGACTATTATGAATGAAAATCTTGACAGAGAATTCCTCAAAGCTGATCTCAACAAGGCCATGGAATGTGAAGAACAAATTAATGCTAAGCGAAACGAACTGCGCTCAGATTATTTTGAAGAACTTGAAAAAACAGAACACAAAATAAAAAGTGGCATTATCTATAGTGATCTTTTTTCATCGCTTGAAAAAGTGGGTGATCATGTCATCAATGTTTCTGAAGCTATGGCAGGAAAAATTTAA
- a CDS encoding response regulator transcription factor: MSYSILIIDDEPDIRTLIRYNLEKEGYTVHDAKSGEEGLLLAKAHQPDLILLDVMMPGMDGMETCEKLKAVPELSTTMICFLTARGEDYSQIAGLEAGADDYITKPIKPKLLTSRISALLRRSAKTSSKSADEKNIPQGIEIDKEKYLVIKDGKPMSLPRKEFELLALLMSKPEKVFLRDVIMSTVWGDEVVVGERTIDVHIRKLREKLGEDHIITVKGVGYKFEY; encoded by the coding sequence ATGAGTTATTCCATTCTAATCATCGACGACGAACCGGACATCAGGACGTTAATCCGTTACAATCTTGAAAAGGAAGGATATACCGTACATGATGCAAAAAGCGGTGAAGAGGGATTATTACTTGCAAAGGCTCATCAACCTGATTTGATTTTGCTTGATGTCATGATGCCCGGAATGGATGGCATGGAAACATGTGAAAAACTAAAAGCTGTTCCTGAACTTTCAACTACCATGATTTGTTTTCTCACGGCGCGAGGTGAAGATTATTCACAAATTGCAGGTCTTGAAGCCGGTGCAGATGACTATATCACCAAACCTATCAAACCAAAATTGCTCACCAGCCGCATCAGTGCTTTATTGAGAAGATCAGCCAAAACAAGCAGCAAGAGTGCTGATGAAAAAAATATTCCCCAGGGTATTGAAATAGATAAAGAAAAATATCTGGTCATTAAAGATGGCAAACCAATGTCACTTCCACGCAAAGAATTTGAACTGCTTGCCTTGCTTATGTCAAAACCGGAAAAAGTATTTCTGCGTGACGTAATCATGTCAACTGTTTGGGGTGATGAAGTAGTGGTAGGAGAACGCACCATTGATGTTCACATCCGCAAGCTGCGTGAAAAATTGGGTGAAGACCATATCATCACGGTAAAAGGCGTTGGATATAAGTTTGAGTATTGA
- the ftsA gene encoding cell division protein FtsA, which produces MSEIVVGLDIGTTKIACIVGRRTQHGKIEILSIGKAESVGVTRGVVSNIEKTVQSIKAAVEEAQSKVKGELKVRVVNVGIAGQHINSLQHRGMLTRRSLDTEISQADIDALIEDMYKLVVQPGEEIIHVLPQEYIVDQEQGIKDPIGMSGMRLEANFHIITGHIAAAKNIKKCVDKAGLEIDEMILEPLASSEAVLSEEEKEAGVVLVDIGGGTTDIAIFQDGIIRHTAVIPFGGNVITEDIKEGCTIMKRHAELLKVKFGSALASECQHNEVVCIPGLRGREPKEISVRNLASIIQARMEEIIEHVYYEIKNSGFEKKLIGGIVVTGGGAQMNHITQLFEYITGMDTRIGYPNEHLAPTTTAENITSPMFATGIGLVVKGFQAMQRVMPDATEEKKTEEEQQQKPANNNTVKTHSTKTKGGFFDKILSKSRTWFEEED; this is translated from the coding sequence ATGTCAGAAATAGTAGTAGGATTAGATATAGGGACAACAAAAATTGCATGCATTGTAGGCAGACGCACGCAGCATGGAAAAATTGAAATTTTGTCTATTGGTAAGGCAGAAAGTGTTGGCGTAACACGAGGTGTTGTTTCCAATATTGAAAAAACTGTGCAGTCAATTAAAGCGGCTGTTGAAGAGGCACAATCCAAAGTGAAAGGTGAACTGAAAGTTCGTGTAGTAAATGTTGGTATTGCCGGACAGCACATCAATTCATTGCAACACCGTGGCATGCTTACCCGCCGTAGTTTAGACACTGAAATTTCACAAGCTGATATTGATGCTTTGATTGAGGATATGTACAAACTGGTTGTTCAGCCGGGTGAAGAAATTATCCATGTTTTGCCGCAAGAATATATTGTAGATCAAGAGCAAGGTATCAAAGATCCGATTGGTATGTCAGGCATGCGCCTGGAAGCAAATTTCCACATTATAACAGGTCACATTGCTGCAGCAAAAAACATTAAAAAATGTGTTGACAAGGCAGGTCTTGAAATTGATGAAATGATTCTTGAACCATTGGCATCTTCTGAAGCAGTATTGAGTGAAGAGGAAAAAGAAGCCGGTGTGGTATTGGTTGATATTGGTGGTGGAACAACTGATATTGCCATTTTTCAGGATGGAATAATTCGTCACACAGCGGTGATTCCTTTTGGTGGTAACGTGATCACTGAAGACATAAAAGAAGGATGCACCATCATGAAAAGACATGCTGAACTGCTGAAAGTGAAATTTGGTTCTGCTCTTGCCAGTGAGTGCCAGCATAATGAAGTGGTTTGTATTCCGGGCTTGCGCGGACGTGAGCCAAAAGAAATTTCTGTGCGAAATCTTGCATCTATCATTCAAGCGCGAATGGAAGAAATTATTGAGCACGTTTATTATGAAATAAAAAATTCAGGCTTTGAGAAAAAACTCATTGGTGGTATTGTTGTAACAGGCGGTGGTGCCCAAATGAATCACATTACACAGTTATTTGAATACATCACCGGAATGGATACGCGCATTGGTTACCCTAATGAACATCTTGCGCCTACAACCACTGCTGAAAATATTACCAGCCCAATGTTTGCAACCGGAATTGGATTAGTAGTTAAAGGATTTCAGGCAATGCAACGTGTTATGCCTGATGCCACAGAAGAGAAAAAAACAGAAGAAGAACAACAACAAAAACCCGCAAATAATAATACGGTGAAAACACATTCTACCAAAACCAAAGGTGGTTTCTTCGACAAAATTCTGTCAAAAAGCCGCACCTGGTTTGAAGAAGAAGATTAA
- a CDS encoding UDP-N-acetylmuramate--L-alanine ligase has protein sequence MKFEEIHTVYFVGIGGIGMSALARYFKSQNKQVKGYDKTRTDLTEQLTAEGIQVHYDDWGTKVLEGLNKLNTLVIYTPAIPKDHGELLAFEQENFYLIKRAKALGIISGGFETFAVAGTHGKTTTSTLLAWVLSNTELGCNAFVGGISANFQSNTIINASSKRVVVEADEFDRSFLQLDPYYTIVTNMDPDHLDIYGDGSHLLTSFNDFMNRTNDDGLLVLNVNLKVDQFIFTSSVGRITYGLHKDADYFATNIRYEQGKFLFDIRKPDRAVVAAIELGIPGEHNCENATAVFALCNELGMPEKTLRNALASFKGVQRRFDFQIRRDDIVVIDDYAHHPTEITAFLSAVRKLYPDKKITAVFQPHLFSRTRDFMDGFASSLALADELFLLDIYPARELPIPGITSSALLEKVNLKNKWMSTKETIVKDLKKERREVVVIVGAGDIDTCVKPITEAYI, from the coding sequence ATGAAATTTGAAGAAATACATACAGTATATTTTGTCGGAATTGGCGGCATAGGTATGAGCGCTTTAGCTCGTTATTTCAAGTCGCAGAACAAACAAGTGAAAGGCTATGATAAAACACGCACTGACTTAACTGAACAGCTTACTGCTGAAGGTATTCAGGTGCATTATGATGATTGGGGTACTAAGGTTTTAGAGGGGTTGAATAAATTAAATACACTGGTTATTTATACTCCTGCAATTCCAAAAGATCATGGTGAATTATTGGCATTTGAACAAGAGAATTTTTATTTGATCAAACGGGCAAAAGCACTCGGTATTATTTCAGGTGGCTTTGAAACATTCGCTGTTGCCGGTACGCATGGCAAAACTACAACCAGTACTTTACTTGCCTGGGTATTGAGTAATACTGAACTTGGTTGTAATGCTTTTGTTGGTGGTATTTCAGCCAATTTCCAGTCTAATACCATCATCAATGCTTCATCAAAAAGAGTAGTAGTAGAAGCTGATGAGTTTGACCGCTCATTTCTTCAGCTTGATCCATATTACACCATTGTCACAAACATGGATCCTGATCATTTGGATATTTATGGTGATGGTTCACATCTCTTGACTTCATTCAATGATTTTATGAATAGAACCAACGATGATGGATTACTGGTTCTAAATGTAAATCTAAAAGTAGATCAGTTTATATTCACATCCTCGGTTGGGCGCATAACCTATGGTTTGCATAAGGATGCAGATTATTTTGCAACCAATATCCGATATGAACAAGGTAAGTTTTTATTTGATATTCGTAAACCTGATCGTGCGGTAGTTGCCGCAATTGAACTTGGCATTCCGGGGGAACATAATTGTGAAAATGCAACGGCAGTTTTTGCCTTATGCAATGAGTTAGGAATGCCTGAAAAAACTTTGCGCAATGCTCTGGCATCGTTTAAAGGTGTTCAGCGCAGATTTGATTTTCAGATTAGACGAGATGATATTGTAGTGATTGATGATTATGCGCATCATCCAACAGAGATTACAGCATTTTTAAGTGCGGTTAGAAAATTGTATCCTGATAAAAAAATCACGGCAGTTTTTCAACCACATCTTTTTAGCAGAACAAGGGATTTTATGGATGGTTTTGCCTCATCATTGGCATTGGCTGATGAATTGTTTTTGCTGGATATTTATCCGGCTCGTGAGCTCCCAATACCAGGCATTACCAGTTCTGCATTGCTTGAAAAAGTGAACCTCAAAAACAAATGGATGAGCACGAAAGAAACCATTGTAAAAGATTTGAAAAAAGAACGACGAGAGGTTGTTGTCATTGTTGGTGCAGGTGATATTGATACTTGTGTAAAACCCATTACAGAAGCTTATATATAG
- the ftsZ gene encoding cell division protein FtsZ, translating to MEFDLPKELSSIIKVVGVGGGGSNAVNHMFNQGIKGVDFVVCNTDQQALDLSPVPMKIQLGSSLTEGRGAGAIPEIGKNAALENIDDIRRFLSTSTKMVFITAGMGGGTGTGAAPVIAKVAREMDILTVGIVTVPFAFEGKKRKQQAEEGLEQMRQNVDTLLVINNDRLREMYGNLSLGSAFAQADNVLSIAAKGIAEVISVTGLINVDFNDVNTVMKSSGVAIMGSATAEGEHRAIEAVKSALASPLLNDNDIRGAKYVLLNITYGNKEILMDEIGIITDYIQDEAGSTADVIWGHGYDESLGESINLTLIATGFKSTPMTGLEKAPEKTVINLEDSIAKPVVAPVTSPVSESITDIVSDSVSTNDQDLFSTQSNVFKEDEEEQPYIKVKEETQPEINWSFQSESVKSSSDELTFETEKDNFSLSSEPFDAKKSDDAPIEEKESVIRHMLTDDLDERDETNENLQTKQPLSLDEQQKRTKERLERIQSYTSKMKTSSGLSDLEKEPAYKRKNITINDIPHSSEDQMSKFTLSEETEEGKRKFGLKENNSFLHDNVD from the coding sequence ATGGAATTTGATTTGCCAAAAGAACTGTCGTCAATTATAAAAGTAGTTGGCGTTGGAGGAGGAGGAAGCAATGCCGTGAATCACATGTTCAATCAAGGCATTAAAGGAGTTGATTTTGTTGTATGCAATACTGATCAGCAGGCTCTGGATTTGAGTCCGGTTCCAATGAAAATTCAGTTAGGCTCAAGCCTTACTGAAGGACGCGGTGCAGGCGCAATTCCTGAAATTGGAAAAAATGCCGCACTTGAAAATATTGATGACATTCGTCGGTTTTTATCTACTTCCACTAAAATGGTTTTCATCACGGCCGGTATGGGTGGTGGAACAGGAACAGGTGCTGCTCCGGTGATTGCAAAAGTTGCTCGTGAAATGGATATTCTCACAGTTGGAATTGTGACCGTGCCTTTTGCTTTTGAAGGTAAAAAACGTAAACAACAAGCTGAAGAAGGTTTAGAGCAAATGCGTCAGAACGTTGACACTTTGCTAGTGATCAACAATGACAGATTGCGTGAAATGTATGGTAATCTTTCACTAGGATCAGCTTTTGCACAAGCAGATAATGTATTGTCTATTGCCGCAAAAGGAATTGCTGAAGTAATTTCTGTTACCGGTTTAATCAATGTTGATTTTAATGATGTGAATACGGTGATGAAAAGCAGCGGTGTTGCCATCATGGGATCAGCAACAGCAGAAGGTGAACATCGTGCAATTGAAGCAGTGAAAAGTGCCCTTGCATCTCCATTGCTTAACGATAATGATATCCGCGGTGCTAAATATGTATTGCTGAATATCACCTATGGAAATAAAGAAATTCTGATGGATGAAATTGGAATCATCACAGATTATATTCAGGATGAAGCCGGCTCAACTGCTGATGTAATTTGGGGACATGGTTATGATGAAAGTTTGGGTGAATCAATCAACCTTACTCTTATTGCAACCGGTTTTAAATCAACTCCAATGACCGGTCTTGAAAAAGCACCTGAAAAAACAGTCATTAATCTTGAAGATTCAATTGCCAAACCTGTTGTTGCTCCGGTGACTTCGCCGGTGAGTGAAAGTATTACAGACATAGTATCTGATTCGGTATCAACTAATGATCAGGATTTGTTTTCAACTCAAAGCAATGTTTTTAAAGAAGATGAAGAAGAGCAACCATATATTAAGGTTAAAGAAGAAACACAGCCTGAAATTAACTGGAGCTTTCAATCAGAATCTGTTAAATCAAGCTCAGATGAATTGACATTTGAAACTGAGAAAGATAATTTTAGTTTGTCATCAGAACCATTTGATGCAAAAAAATCTGACGATGCTCCGATTGAAGAAAAGGAATCAGTTATTCGTCACATGCTTACTGATGACTTAGATGAGCGTGATGAAACCAATGAAAATCTTCAGACTAAACAACCTCTCTCATTAGATGAGCAGCAGAAAAGAACCAAAGAACGATTAGAGAGAATTCAGTCGTACACATCAAAAATGAAAACCTCGTCAGGTCTTTCAGATCTTGAAAAAGAACCTGCATACAAAAGAAAGAATATTACCATTAATGATATTCCTCATTCATCAGAAGATCAGATGAGCAAGTTCACTTTATCAGAAGAAACTGAAGAGGGCAAACGCAAATTTGGTTTGAAAGAGAATAACTCTTTCCTGCATGACAATGTTGATTAG
- a CDS encoding amino acid permease encodes MSEKKSVNTTIQPQLRLLDLTMIVVGLVIGMGIFRTPPEVAQAAHVPWIFFTAWLAGAVVTLIGALTFAEIGSRFPQAGGYYKLFSHCYHPAFAFMVNWIIVISNAASTAGVAIMGTEYILPMVMPNAQDEVWVKIFSALAVMILFLFNWLGIKAGSRLLNLLMFVKITLLVIIISSILFVDAPTDTISHTLPQGVTWWHALGLCFIPVFFTYGGYQQTMNFGGDVVNPARTFPRAIFIAMMLVMVLYFAVNYAYVHALGFSAVQNSKTLAADVTGLIFGDTAHKIVSVLMFFSVMAYVNVSLMSNPRIYYAMAQDGVLPKAMKKINSKTQVQEAGLILFTAFIVVTLFFTGSFQRILEYVMFFDSIGFITAAAALFILRRKTNTLAENKIFTMFGYPYLPIIFIAGYIMLSVVVLTAEPNVAIYGGLLFISGWPLFYLLRYLVRG; translated from the coding sequence ATGTCAGAAAAAAAATCAGTTAATACCACCATTCAGCCGCAATTGCGCCTGCTTGATTTAACCATGATTGTGGTGGGTTTGGTTATTGGCATGGGTATTTTCAGAACTCCACCTGAAGTTGCACAAGCTGCCCACGTGCCCTGGATTTTTTTTACAGCCTGGCTTGCAGGTGCTGTTGTCACCTTAATTGGTGCCTTAACATTTGCTGAAATTGGTTCACGTTTTCCACAAGCCGGAGGTTATTATAAATTATTTTCTCATTGCTACCATCCGGCTTTTGCTTTTATGGTAAACTGGATTATTGTAATTAGCAATGCTGCGTCAACTGCGGGTGTGGCTATTATGGGTACTGAATATATTTTGCCTATGGTAATGCCAAACGCACAAGATGAAGTATGGGTAAAAATATTTTCAGCCTTAGCGGTGATGATACTTTTTTTATTTAACTGGCTTGGAATTAAGGCGGGTTCACGTTTGCTCAACCTGCTGATGTTTGTGAAAATTACCTTGCTGGTAATCATCATTTCATCCATACTTTTTGTTGATGCACCGACAGATACGATTAGTCATACATTGCCGCAGGGCGTAACATGGTGGCATGCACTTGGTCTTTGTTTTATTCCGGTTTTTTTTACTTACGGTGGTTACCAACAAACCATGAATTTTGGTGGTGATGTGGTGAACCCGGCACGCACTTTTCCACGCGCAATATTTATTGCCATGATGCTTGTAATGGTACTTTATTTTGCGGTGAATTATGCCTACGTGCATGCGCTGGGTTTTTCAGCTGTACAAAATTCAAAAACGCTTGCCGCTGATGTCACCGGATTAATTTTTGGCGACACGGCTCATAAAATTGTTTCTGTGCTCATGTTTTTTTCCGTGATGGCCTATGTCAATGTTTCCCTAATGAGTAATCCACGAATTTATTATGCCATGGCACAGGATGGCGTATTGCCAAAAGCAATGAAAAAAATAAATTCAAAAACTCAGGTCCAGGAAGCAGGCTTGATTTTATTTACGGCATTTATTGTAGTGACTTTATTTTTTACCGGATCATTTCAACGCATTTTAGAATACGTGATGTTTTTTGACAGCATTGGATTTATTACCGCTGCCGCTGCACTTTTTATTTTGAGACGAAAAACAAATACCCTTGCAGAAAATAAAATATTTACCATGTTCGGATACCCATACCTGCCCATAATTTTCATTGCCGGATATATTATGCTAAGTGTAGTTGTACTAACCGCCGAACCCAATGTGGCAATCTATGGCGGACTGCTTTTTATTTCAGGCTGGCCCTTGTTCTACCTGTTGCGTTATCTTGTGAGGGGTTAG
- a CDS encoding carboxypeptidase regulatory-like domain-containing protein: MRQLFMAAILLITGNMLHAQVTTGTIKGKLFNPDSTELIPFASVWIEQDGSKRGAITDENGNFEIDVLKPGIYNVHAKDMNYGEVIYAGVEVFGDAMTFLNIVLKKSAIDLPPIIVNAPKPMIDKNIPRIKIPLDYIEQSPDIRNPLGILDSYSSEISVVEGSGEVIIRGSRPGDAVYYIDGVKATDMAMVPGAAVGSVEAYTGGIPAKYGDTTGGVVILETKSYFDLYNAWLLRQ; encoded by the coding sequence ATGAGACAATTATTCATGGCAGCCATTCTACTGATCACAGGGAACATGCTGCACGCACAGGTAACTACCGGCACTATTAAAGGAAAACTCTTCAACCCTGATTCAACTGAACTAATACCTTTTGCGTCAGTTTGGATAGAGCAAGATGGATCAAAACGCGGAGCCATCACGGATGAAAATGGTAATTTTGAAATTGACGTTTTAAAACCAGGCATCTACAATGTGCACGCAAAGGATATGAATTATGGTGAGGTGATTTATGCCGGCGTAGAAGTTTTTGGTGATGCTATGACGTTCCTGAATATCGTTCTGAAAAAAAGCGCTATTGACTTGCCTCCCATCATTGTCAATGCACCAAAACCAATGATTGACAAAAACATTCCGCGTATAAAAATACCATTGGATTACATTGAACAAAGCCCTGATATTCGCAACCCACTTGGCATACTTGATAGTTATTCATCAGAAATTTCAGTAGTTGAAGGAAGTGGAGAAGTGATTATTCGCGGTTCACGTCCGGGAGATGCAGTTTACTATATTGATGGAGTAAAGGCAACTGACATGGCTATGGTACCAGGGGCTGCGGTAGGTAGTGTTGAGGCATATACCGGTGGTATACCGGCTAAATATGGTGACACAACAGGTGGTGTAGTGATATTAGAAACAAAGAGTTATTTCGATCTGTACAATGCGTGGCTGTTAAGACAATAG
- a CDS encoding porin, giving the protein MKIGFLVLITLMISNTKVLAQSDSTNKQVNKTEKKWYDSFSIKGYAQVRYNRLGETNPDLRCDQCDKSWGNNGGIFLRRARLVVSGQLHPRVYFYMQTDFANNVSSGSSTGQHFAQLRDFYLDLSLDKNNSFKFRIGQSKVPYGFDNLQSSQVRLSIDRSDAMNSGTFNERDMGVFFMYTPKPIIDLYKEISDQDLKGSGNYGLLSFGVYNGQTANKVELNNELHMAARITYPFRIKNQLAEISLMGYTGQYTMPKDLLSSGVITNTSATYTDKRSAVSLVLYPKPFGIQAEYTRGVGPTFDRADSTIKTLPLQGGYVTLCYKTKIFNQSFTPYTRYQYYEGGKKLEKDARNYLVREIEAGIEWQPYKYFEITAAYVFSNRQYQDFTTDYDEMGSLIRLQVQLNF; this is encoded by the coding sequence ATGAAAATTGGTTTCTTAGTATTAATCACATTGATGATTTCAAACACAAAAGTTTTAGCTCAGTCGGACAGCACCAACAAACAAGTGAATAAAACTGAAAAAAAATGGTACGACTCATTCTCAATTAAAGGGTATGCCCAGGTAAGATATAACAGGTTGGGAGAAACAAATCCTGATTTGCGTTGCGACCAATGTGATAAATCATGGGGCAATAACGGAGGCATTTTTCTTCGTCGGGCTCGTTTGGTGGTTTCAGGTCAACTGCACCCACGAGTTTATTTTTATATGCAAACAGACTTTGCCAATAATGTTAGTTCCGGATCTTCTACAGGACAACATTTTGCGCAACTCAGAGATTTCTATCTTGACCTTAGTCTTGACAAGAATAACTCATTTAAATTTAGAATAGGACAGAGTAAAGTCCCATATGGATTTGACAATTTACAGTCAAGTCAGGTTCGTTTAAGTATAGACCGCTCTGATGCAATGAATAGTGGGACTTTTAATGAACGTGATATGGGGGTGTTTTTCATGTACACTCCAAAACCAATCATTGATTTGTACAAAGAAATTTCTGATCAGGATCTCAAGGGATCAGGTAACTATGGATTGCTAAGCTTTGGCGTGTACAATGGTCAGACAGCCAACAAAGTTGAGTTAAATAACGAACTTCATATGGCAGCAAGAATTACTTATCCATTCAGAATAAAAAATCAGCTTGCTGAGATTTCGTTGATGGGCTACACAGGACAGTATACTATGCCTAAAGATCTTTTGTCTAGCGGTGTTATAACAAATACAAGTGCAACATATACCGATAAAAGATCAGCAGTCTCCTTGGTATTATATCCAAAACCTTTTGGAATTCAAGCTGAATACACGCGTGGGGTAGGTCCAACTTTTGACCGTGCTGACTCAACAATTAAAACTCTACCCCTACAAGGAGGATATGTTACGTTATGTTATAAAACAAAAATATTCAACCAGTCATTCACTCCTTACACTCGATATCAGTATTACGAAGGAGGTAAAAAACTTGAAAAAGACGCAAGAAATTATCTGGTTCGTGAAATTGAAGCCGGTATTGAATGGCAACCTTATAAATATTTTGAAATCACTGCTGCCTATGTATTCTCAAACCGACAATATCAAGATTTTACCACTGATTATGACGAGATGGGATCTCTGATAAGACTTCAAGTACAGTTGAATTTCTAA